Proteins from one Coffea arabica cultivar ET-39 chromosome 8c, Coffea Arabica ET-39 HiFi, whole genome shotgun sequence genomic window:
- the LOC113706965 gene encoding probable F-box protein At1g44080 isoform X1 produces the protein MGDSVWSSLLPDLLVSIAIKIQLVEDFMAFRGVCTSWRAAAHVDKFVKSWPKVPLLMLAEKEDSDDREFYSLSRGRIWRTLSLPEAKGKKCIESRGWLMTIGKSGDVNLLHPFSGVQIELPHLSTFPAHELEVDPCFFVIKAVLSASPSHTSEFVLVVVGGAGRFLGFWRPGVKSWTRMESSPNGAFNDVNFYNGAFNDVNFYNGKCYAITYGGDIWVWDISDPTAAHYGFTIDRELIKFRESYLVESDGELLIVARDGAALEDDDEETYGATNFRVIQLDLIKRGWKEITNVGERAIFVGHNGAFSIDATSFPNVIKPNCIYFTDDAIEAYTFTQQGGGKDMGVYNLEDGGRIERFDGVQSFSLIGPPVWVAPSF, from the coding sequence atgggaGATTCAGTTTGGTCGAGTCTTTTACCCGATCTGTTGGTCAGCATAGCGATAAAGATACAACTGGTCGAAGACTTCATGGCTTTCAGAGGGGTTTGCACTTCATGGCGTGCCGCTGCACATGTGGACAAGTTTGTTAAGTCATGGCCCAAGGTTCCATTGCTGATGCTTGCAGAGAAGGAGGACAGTGATGATCGAGAATTCTACAGTCTATCCAGAGGTAGGATTTGGAGGACGTTGTCACTACCCGAAGcaaaaggtaaaaaatgcaTTGAATCAAGAGGGTGGTTGATGACGATAGGAAAGTCCGGAGACGTGAACTTGTTGCATCCTTTCTCGGGGGTCCAAATTGAGCTCCCACATCTATCCACGTTCCCCGCCCATGAATTAGAGGTCGATCCTTGTTTTTTTGTAATAAAAGCTGTTTTATCGGCGAGTCCTTCACATACATCGGAGTTTGTTCTGGTGGTGGTTGGTGGTGCTGGCCGATTTCTGGGGTTTTGGAGACCAGGAGTCAAGTCTTGGACAAGAATGGAATCTTCACCGAATGGTGCCTTCAACgatgttaatttttataatggtGCCTTCAACgatgttaatttttataatggaAAATGCTACGCAATCACTTATGGTGGCGACATTTGGGTTTGGGATATTTCAGATCCTACGGCAGCTCATTATGGTTTTACCATAGATCGGGAGTTGATCAAATTTAGAGAGTCGTATCTTGTAGAATCAGATGGTGAATTACTAATAGTTGCACGGGATGGGGCTGCACTtgaggatgatgatgaggaGACCTATGGGGCTACCAATTTTCGAGTCATACAACTGGATTTAATCAAGAGGGGATGGAAGGAGATCACCAATGTGGGGGAGAGGGCCATTTTTGTTGGGCATAATGGTGCATTTTCGATTGATGCCACTAGCTTTCCGAACGTAATCAAGCCAAATTGCATCTATTTCACGGATGATGCAATAGAAGCCTATACTTTTACTCAGCAAGGGGGTGGGAAGGACATGGGTGTCTACAATCTTGAAGATGGTGGACGGATTGAACGTTTTGACGGTGTCCAGTCGTTTAGTTTGATCGGTCCACCAGTTTGGGTAGCACCATCTTTCTAA
- the LOC113706965 gene encoding probable F-box protein At1g44080 isoform X2 yields MAFRGVCTSWRAAAHVDKFVKSWPKVPLLMLAEKEDSDDREFYSLSRGRIWRTLSLPEAKGKKCIESRGWLMTIGKSGDVNLLHPFSGVQIELPHLSTFPAHELEVDPCFFVIKAVLSASPSHTSEFVLVVVGGAGRFLGFWRPGVKSWTRMESSPNGAFNDVNFYNGAFNDVNFYNGKCYAITYGGDIWVWDISDPTAAHYGFTIDRELIKFRESYLVESDGELLIVARDGAALEDDDEETYGATNFRVIQLDLIKRGWKEITNVGERAIFVGHNGAFSIDATSFPNVIKPNCIYFTDDAIEAYTFTQQGGGKDMGVYNLEDGGRIERFDGVQSFSLIGPPVWVAPSF; encoded by the coding sequence ATGGCTTTCAGAGGGGTTTGCACTTCATGGCGTGCCGCTGCACATGTGGACAAGTTTGTTAAGTCATGGCCCAAGGTTCCATTGCTGATGCTTGCAGAGAAGGAGGACAGTGATGATCGAGAATTCTACAGTCTATCCAGAGGTAGGATTTGGAGGACGTTGTCACTACCCGAAGcaaaaggtaaaaaatgcaTTGAATCAAGAGGGTGGTTGATGACGATAGGAAAGTCCGGAGACGTGAACTTGTTGCATCCTTTCTCGGGGGTCCAAATTGAGCTCCCACATCTATCCACGTTCCCCGCCCATGAATTAGAGGTCGATCCTTGTTTTTTTGTAATAAAAGCTGTTTTATCGGCGAGTCCTTCACATACATCGGAGTTTGTTCTGGTGGTGGTTGGTGGTGCTGGCCGATTTCTGGGGTTTTGGAGACCAGGAGTCAAGTCTTGGACAAGAATGGAATCTTCACCGAATGGTGCCTTCAACgatgttaatttttataatggtGCCTTCAACgatgttaatttttataatggaAAATGCTACGCAATCACTTATGGTGGCGACATTTGGGTTTGGGATATTTCAGATCCTACGGCAGCTCATTATGGTTTTACCATAGATCGGGAGTTGATCAAATTTAGAGAGTCGTATCTTGTAGAATCAGATGGTGAATTACTAATAGTTGCACGGGATGGGGCTGCACTtgaggatgatgatgaggaGACCTATGGGGCTACCAATTTTCGAGTCATACAACTGGATTTAATCAAGAGGGGATGGAAGGAGATCACCAATGTGGGGGAGAGGGCCATTTTTGTTGGGCATAATGGTGCATTTTCGATTGATGCCACTAGCTTTCCGAACGTAATCAAGCCAAATTGCATCTATTTCACGGATGATGCAATAGAAGCCTATACTTTTACTCAGCAAGGGGGTGGGAAGGACATGGGTGTCTACAATCTTGAAGATGGTGGACGGATTGAACGTTTTGACGGTGTCCAGTCGTTTAGTTTGATCGGTCCACCAGTTTGGGTAGCACCATCTTTCTAA